ATGGAGAACCTAGGGTCAGTGACTGATGAATGATTGGAGCGCAGGCGATGCCCGGGCCAGACCGTGCGCGTGGACGCTTGATGGAGACCCGAGCGTGCACGCTGAAAAAAGTCTGATTGTAGGAGCTGGAACGCTCCCGCGTAACCGGCAAAGCTACCTGAATGACAGGTGGCCGTCCAGCCGAGCGGGGCTGGCACTTTGCCACAACTCAAGGCATGCTAGCCGCCCTTCGGGCGTCCGGCTTATAGTGCACGTCGCGCCAGTCCAGCCAAACCGCAGGATTACAGTTTGTCCATTGCCCCTCCGCCCCTGACCACTCGTGCGCCGGCATCCGCGAACGGCTCGCCCCTGCGCGGAACCCTCAAAAGTGCCCTGGCGACCCTGGTACTGCTACTGCTTGCATTAATGTTCTGGCAACTGCTGGACCAGTTGCGCGAAACCCAGAAAAGCCAGCGTCAGTACACCATCGACTACACCGCCGACCTGGCCACGCAAGTCAGCCTGAACATGGCGTTGAATGCGCGAATCGCCCTTAACCTGCTGCCGATCGTCGAGCAACCGCAAAGCCTCGAAGAACAGCAGGAGCTGCTGCGCAAGCTGCAAAAATCGCTGCCCGACCTGATCAGCCTCGCCTTGCTCAGTCCATCAGGGATCATCCTTGCCGACAGCGCGAGCAACAGCGAAGACGCCGACTATCTGAGCGAGCTCGTCCGGCGCAGCCACGCCCAACCTCACTATTTCAGCAATGCCATCGATGGCTCGATCGTGCACCTGTTATTGCATCAGGCCAGCGGCACTACCCGCGGCTACTGGGCCTTGCGCTTCAAACCGACGTTTTTTTCGTCGCTGACACAACTCGGCGACGCCGAAAACCGTCCGCAGTGGCTCGTGGAAAACCGCTACAACCACCAGATCATCAGTCGCGATGAAGCACTGCCGCAGGTCAACCCGGGCACCCTGACCCAGGACGATCTGAGCAACAGCGTACTGACCGTTCCCCTGAGCAGCAGCGACTGGCAACTGCGCGGGCTGTTCGATCGCCAGCAGGTGCTTGAAGAACTGCTGCCGGCTTTCATCGGCAAATGCCTGCTGGGCCTGGCGTTTTCCCTGCTGCCTTTTATCGTCCTGCTGAACATGCGCCGGCGCCAGCGCCAACTGCATGAAGGCCGTCGGCGTTATCAGGAGATTTTCGAAGGCACGGGCGTCGCCTTGTGCGTACTCGACATGTCCGGCCTCAACACCGCGCTTAACAAGGCCCGAGTACAAAGCAGCGAGCAACTGCGCGAATGGCTCCAGGAGCCGGAACAACGCCGTCAGTTGTTGCAGGCGTTGCGCGTGACCGAAGTCAACCAGGTCGCGTTGCAACTGCTCAACGTCAACAGTTGCGAACAGGCCTGGGACCTGTTGATCGATGGCAGCCCGCTGGATGGCAGCGCCATCGGCAACCAGGTACTCGAGGCGACAATCAATCAGCAGCCGCAACTGGAGCTGGAGATCAAGCTCCAGGACGCCAACGGCCGCGACCAGCACCTGTGGCTGGTGCTGCGCCTGCCGCAAGGCCCGGAAGAATACAAAGCCGTCATCCTCAGCATCACCGACATCACCAGCCGCAAGCTCACCGAGCTGTCGCTGCAGGAACGGGAAGGCTTCTGGTCCGACGTGGTGCGCACCGTGCCCGATCACCTGTACGTGCAGGATGTGATCAGCCAGCGGATGATTTTCAGCAACCACCATCTGGGCCAGACCCTGGGCTACAACCGCACCGAACTGCAGCAGATGGGTGAGTACTTCTGGGAAATCCTCCTGCACCCCGACGATGCCGACTTCTACCACCGTTCGCGCCATCACCAGCGCCAGGACGGCTACAGCCAGTTGATGCAATGCCAGTTGCGCTTCCGTCACCGCAACGGTGAATGGCGGCGTTTCGACATTCGCGAACAGGCCCTGGCCCGCGACAAGCACAATCAGGTGACTCGCATCATTGGCGTCGCCAAGGACGTTACCGAGCAGATCGAAGCCAGTGAGTCGCTACGCGACAGCGAGCAGCGCTACCGGATGCTCGCCGAAAGCATCAGCGACGTGATCATCTCCACCGACAACCGCCTGACACTCAACTATGTCAGCCCGTCGGTGCAGGCCGTGCTGGGTTACGACGCCGAATGGATTTTCCAGAACGGCTGGAATTCGACCATCGCCAACCCACAGCAACTGACCGGCATTTACGGCCTCATGGAGCGGGTCAGCAAGGCGCTGGACCAACCCGAACAACTGGCGCTGTTGCGCAGCCAGGTGCAGACGCAACTGTTCCTGTTCGACTGCCTGCGGGCCGACGGGCGCAAGATTCCTATCGAACTGCGACTGGTGCTGGTCTGGGACGAGCACGGAGCGTTCGAGGGCGTGCTCGGGGTCGGCCGCGATGTCAGCCAGCAGCGCCGCGCCGAGAAAGACCTGCGCATGGCCGCCACGGTTTTCGAGCACTCGACCTCGGCGATCCTGATCACCGACCCCGCCGGCTACATCGTCCAGGCCAACGAAGCCTTCAGTCGCGTCAGCGGTTATGCGGTCGAACAGGTGCTCGACCAGTTGCCGAACATGCTGACCGTCGACGAGCAGCAGGAAGCCCATCTGCGCTATGTGCTCAAGCAACTGAACCAGAACAGCACCTGGGAAGGCGAAGTCTGGCTCAAGCGACGCAACGGCGAACATTACCCGGCGTGGGTCGGCATCACTGCCGTGCTGGATGACGAGGGCGACCTGGCCAGCTACGTGTGCTTCTTCAGTGACATCAGCGAGCGCAAGGCCAGTGAGCAACGGATTCACCGCCTGGCCTATTACGATGCGCTGACGCACCTGCCCAACCGCTCGCTGTTCCAGGATCGCCTGCACACCGCCCTGCAAGCGGCCGAACGGCAGAAGTCCTGGGTGGTGCTGATGTTCCTCGACCTCGACCGTTTCAAGCCGATCAACGACTCCCTGGGCCATGCCGCCGGTGATCGCATGCTCAAGGAAATGGCCACCCGGCTGCTCGAGTGCGTCGACGATGACGACACCGTTGCACGCATGGGTGGCGACGAGTTCACCTTGCTCCTGCAACCGCGGGCCAACCGCGAAATCGCCCTGAACCGGGCGATTCATGTGGCGGAACAGATTCTCGCCGGGCTGGTGAAGCCGTTCGTGCTCGAAGGGCGCGAGTTCTTCGTCACGGCCAGTATCGGCATTGCGCTGAGCCCGCAGGACGGCAACGAACTCAGCCAGTTGATGAAGAACGCCGACACCGCGATGTACCACGCCAAGGAGCGCGGCAAAAACAACTTCCAGTTCTATCAGACGGACATGAATGCCAGTGCCCTCGAACGCCTGGAACTGGAAAGCGATCTGCGCCATGCCCTGGAACAGAACGAGTTCACGCTGTTCTACCAGCCGCAATTCAGCGGCGATGGCAAACGTTTGACCGGTGCCGAAGCCCTGTTGCGCTGGTGTCATCCGCGCCGCGGCATGGTACCGCCGGGAGATTTCATTCCGGTACTCGAAGAATTGGGCCTGGTGGTGGATGTGGGCGACTGGGTCATCAGCCAGGCTTGTCGCCAGCTCAAGGCCTGGCATCAGGCCAAGGTGCCGGTGCCCAAAGTCTCGGTAAACATCTCGGCGCGACAGTTCTCCGATGGCCAACTCGGTACGCGGATCGCCACCATCCTCAAGGACACCGGCCTGCCGCCGGCCTGCCTGGAGCTGGAACTGACCGAAAGTATCCTGATGCGCGAAGTCAGCGAGGCGATGCAAATTCTCGATGGCCTGAAAAACCTCGGCTTGAGCATTGCGGTCGACGACTTCGGCACCGGTTACTCATCGCTCAACTACCTCAAGCAGTTCCCGATCGACGTGTTGAAAATCGACCGCACCTTCGTCGACGGCCTGCCGTCGGGTGAGCAGGATGCGCAGATCGCCCGGGCAATCATCGCCATGGCCCACAGCCTCAACCTGGCGGTGATCGCCGAGGGTGTGGAAACCCAGGAACAGCTCGACTTCCTCAGGGAACACGGTTGCGATGAAGTGCAGGGTTACCTGTTCGGGCGTCCGATGCCGGCGGACAGGTTCGAAGTGCAGTTCAGTAATGATGCGCTGTTCGTCCTCGACTGAAACTCAGCGCAAGCGCTGAAAAGATCGCAGCCTTCGGCATCTCCTACATTGGAATGCGTCCCTCTGTAGGAGCTGCCGCAGGCTGCGATCTTTTGACCTTGAAGTCATGAAAACCGCTTATCTGCGACATGACGTCCTTTCATATGCCTTCCAAAACCGGTTGGGGTAGAATGCCCCCCTTTTCCGCCCCCGATCCTTGAGGACCGCCATGTTCAGCCGTGATTTGACTATTGCCAAGTACGACGCCGATCTCTTTGCCGCCATGGAGCAAGAAGCTCAGCGCCAGGAAGAGCACATTGAGCTGATCGCTTCGGAAAACTACACCAGCCCTGCGGTGATGGAAGCTCAAGGCTCGGTACTGACCAACAAGTACGCCGAAGGCTACCCGGGCAAGCGCTACTACGGTGGTTGCGAGTACGTCGACGTCGTTGAGCAACTGGCCATCGATCGTGCAAAAGAACTGTTCGGCGCCGATTACGCCAACGTTCAGCCACACGCCGGCTCCCAGGCCAACGCTGCCGTTTACCTGGCCCTGCTGTCGGCCGGTGACACCATCCTGGGCATGAGCCTGGCCCACGGTGGTCACCTGACCCACGGTGCCAGCGTTTCGTCTTCGGGCAAGCTGTACAACGCCATCCAGTACGGCATCGACGCCAACGGCCTGATCGACTACGACGAAGTCGAGCGCCTGGCGGTCGAGCACAAGCCGAAAATGATCGTGGCCGGTTTCTCTGCCTACTCGCAGATCCTGGACTTCCCGCGTTTCCGCGCCATCGCTGACAAGGTCGGTGCCTACCTGTTCGTCGACATGGCCCACGTAGCCGGTCTGGTCGCCGCTGGCGTGTACCCGAACCCGGTTCCATTCGCCGACGTCGTGACCACCACCACCCACAAGACCCTGCGCGGTCCACGTGGCGGTCTGATCCTGGCTCGTGCCAACGCCGAAATCGAGAAGAAGCTGAACTCCGCGGTATTCCCTGGCGCCCAGGGCGGCCCGCTGGAGCACGTGATCGCGGCCAAGGCGATCTGCTTCAAGGAAGCACTGCAGCCTGAGTTCAAGGCCTACCAGCAACAAGTGGTGAAAAACGCCCAGGCCATGGCCAGCGTGTTCATCGAGCGCGGTTTCGACGTGGTTTCCGGAGGTACTCAGAACCACCTGTTCCTGCTGTCGCTGATCAAGCAGGAAATCTCCGGTAAAGACGCTGACGCTGCTCTGGGCAAAGCGTTCATCACCGTGAACAAGAACTCCGTGCCAAACGACCCACGCTCCCCGTTCGTCACCTCCGGTCTGCGCTTCGGCACCCCGGCCGTGACCACTCGTGGCTTCAAGGAAGCCGAGTGCAAGGAACTGGCTGGCTGGATCTGCGACATCCTGGCTGACCTGAACAACGAAGCGGTGATCGACGCCGTTCGTGAGAAAGTCAAAGCCATCTGCAAGAAGCTGCCGGTATACGGCGCCTGATAGCAGAAACGCTTTAAAAAAACCCGGCCAATCTGGCCGGGTTTTTTATTGCTCGAAATTCAACTCGGCCAGTTATCACCTTTGAAAACAAAATCATTGAAACACCAGAACAACGTTAATTAATTTTCAGCCACACACCTGAATGTTAACTTCACAGAGCACCACATCAAAAGCATCAGCAAATGCTTATCTACATAATTAAACATGGACGCCTACCCTTGACCTCAACAACACACTTAAAAATATCAGCCTTTATATTTTATTAAATTGATAACTACAGCAAGGAAGCAGTTATGAGCACTGATCGGCAAAAATCTTTTATAGCGACCATTGGCACTGAATTCGGTCTATTGCACTTCCTGGACGAGATGTACGGCGAGCGGGCGATCTCCAGGCCGACTCGCGCGAGCGGCGGGTCCTTTACAGGTCGCCCACAATCTCGCGACGACTCGCACCTATTGGGACTGCGAAAGGATGTCCCCACCAACCACAGGCCTCGCCTGACGCTTTACTTCAGGCATACCAACAGCGGTTACCAGCTCTACATCCGCACCCCAGGCCCTTATTTTGGAATGTGCCTCAGTACCAATGACAATGGTTTAGTTGGAGCGTTCCCCTCAGATAAATCATCAGACACTTTCTATCTGATCAGAGAGAATGGCATCCCCATCAATCTTGAAAACCTGAACGACACTACACCTTGCATCTATTTGCAAAGCAGAAACGCTGGAGTGCTACACACATTTATAGCCCGAGGTTCTCCCTATACCTATATCGCCACTAAAGATGGGACGGCACTGGCTTTCAATCTAAACACCCTGGAAAGAAATGCCCCTTATCTCAATCACCCGAGCGAAGTCTGACGTAAAACTTGCGAATTGGCGGGCACTACGCATGCGTCTTGCCCGCATCTTTCAAATGCCACAAAAAGTTCATTATCAGGCTGCGAACCGGTTCAGTTCGCAGCCACTTTGGCAAACCCCTCGCGAATCTTTTCTTCCGGCAACTCATCGGCAATGAACACGATCACGCTTTCACGCGCTTCATCATCGGCCCATTCCGTATCCCAGTCGAATCCGTAAAGCTTCAGCACGCCCTGAAACACCATGCGACGTGGCTCGCCCAGGATGTTCAACACACCTTTGTAGCGAAGCAACTGCTTGCCATGATCCTCCAGCAGTTCGTTCATGAACTCGCTGAGCCTGTCGATATCCAGCGGCTTGTCAGTGCGCAGCACCAGGCTGGAAATGCGATCAATGGAAGACGCCGTACTGACCGGGCGCAAACTCACGCCCCCGCCCAGATCGGCATTGAGATTGAAACCACGCACATCGAGCATTTCGGCCAGGTCGATCCTGCCGTGGTCAACCACGCGAATGGGCGCGCGGCGGTTGATGCGGGTCAGGCGTTCGCTCAAGGCATTGAAGGTGGACTCGTCCACCAGGTCGCGTTTGCTCACCAGCAAGCGGTCGGCGAAACCGATCTGTGCCTGGGCGATGGTTTGGGTCAGGTGCTGCTCGGCATGCGCCGCATCCACCAGGGTGATGATGCCGTCGAGGATGTAACGCTCGCGAAGCTCTTCGTCGATGAAGAAGGTTTGCGCCACCGGTGCCGGATCGGCCAGCCCGGTGCATTCGATCACCAGACGGTCGAAGGCGATTTCTCCGCTGTCCAGACGCTCGAGCAGCAGGTACAGGGCCTTGGTCAGGTCGGTGTGAATGGTGCAGCAGACGCAGCCGTTGGATAGCGTCATCACCTGTACCGGTTCTGCGCCCAACAACTCGGTGTCGATACCGGCGTCGCTGAATTCATTTTCGATCACCGCGATCTTCAGGCCGTGCTCGGCTTTGAGCAGGTGACGCAGCAGCGTGGTCTTGCCGGCGCCGAGGAAGCCGCTGAGGATCGTGACCGGGATGGGAGAGGACAAAAGCAGATCTCCTGGTAGCAGAAAATTAGGAAACAACACTAAACAACTGTGGGAGCGAGCCTGCTCGCGAAGAGGTCGTATCAGTCGACATTAATGTTGAATGACACAACGCTTTCGCGAGCAAGCTCGCTCCCACAGGCTTCGCTTTACATCATGACCTGTCTAACAGATCAACAGCACTTCGGCCCACCCTTGCCACCGTAACGGGCTTCCTGACGTTCCCGGAAGAACGCTTCGTAGCTCATCACCGGTTTGTCCGGGTGCTTGTTTTGCATGTGCTCGACGTAGTTGTCGTAGTCGGGCATGCCGACCATCAGGCGCGCGGCCTGACCGAGGTATTTTCCGAGGCGACTCAAGTCATTGAACATGCTGCACTCCTCGATCACGCATCCGGCAGCGCCTGGAAGGGCGATTCTTTATCCGTACGTTCTTTTTTACCCCAGGAGGCAATGCCGACCTTGAGCGCATAGAACAGGATGCTGAACACCACGAACAGGAACAGCGCGGTCAGCGTAGCGTTGGTGTAGGCGTTGAAAATCACATGCTGCATCTGCGTGATGTCCTTGGCCGGGGCGAGGATCTGGCCATTGGCCAGGGCGTCGCTGTATTTCTTCGCCAGCGACAGGAAGCCGATCGCCGGATTAGGGTCGAACAGCTTGATGAAGCCAGCGGTGGTGGTGCAGATCAGCAGCCATACCGCTGGCAGCAAGGTCACCCAGATGTAGCGCTGGCGCTTCATCTTGATCAGGACCACGGTGCCGAGCATCAGCGCGATACCGGCCAGCATCTGGTTCGAGATGCCGAACAGCGGCCACAGGGTGTTGATGCCACCCAGTGGATCGATCACGCCTTGATACAGCAGCCATCCCCACATGGCCACGCAACCCGCGGTGGCGATCAGGTTGGCGGTCCAGGATTCGGTACGTTGCAGCGCCGGTACGAAGGAACCGAGCAGATCCTGCAGCATGAAACGCCCGGCACGGGTACCGGCATCCACTGCCGTCAGGATGAACAGGGCTTCGAACAGGATCGCGAAGTGGTACCAGAAGGCCATGGTGTTTTCACCTGGCAGCACACTGTGCAGGATTTGCGCGATCCCCACCGCCAGGGTCGGTGCACCGCCGGCACGGGCCAGGATGGTGGTTTCACCGATGTCGTGGGCCACGGCTTGCAGCGCGTCGGGAGTGATTGCGAAGCCCCAGTTGCTGACCGCCGTCGCCACCGCCACCACATCACCGCCGACCACGGCCGCCGGGCTGTTCATGGCGAAGTACACGCCAGGCTCGATCACCGAAGCGGCAACCATGGCCATGATCGCCACTAAGGACTCCATCAGCATGCCGCCGTAACCGATGTAACGGGCGTTCACCTCGTTATCGAGCAGTTTTGGCGTGGTGCCGGAAGAGATCAGTGCGTGGAACCCGGACACCGCGCCACAGGCGATGGTGATGAACAGGAACGGGAACAGACCGCCCTTCCACACCGGGCCGGTGCCGTCGATGAACTGGGTCAGGGCCGGCATTTTCAGCTCGGGCATGGTGATCAGGATGCCGATCGCCAAACCGACGATGGTGCCGATTTTCAGGAAGGTCGACAGGTAGTCACGGGGCGCCAGGATCAGCCACACCGGCAACGAGGCGGCCACGAAACCGTAACCGATCAGCATCCAGGTGATCTGCACGCCGGTGAAGGTGAAGGCCTTGGCCCATACCGGGTCGGCGGCAATCTGCCCGCCCAGCCAGATTGACCCCAGCAGCAGCAACACGCCGATCACCGAGATCTCACCGATGCGACCCGGGCGGATGTAGCGCATGTAGATGCCCATGAACATCGCGATCGGGATGGTCGCCATCACCGTGAAGATCCCCCACGGGCTTTCCGCGAGCGCTTTCACGACGATCAGCGCCAGCACCGCGAGGATGATGATCATGATCAGGAAACAGCCGAACAGAGCGATGGTGCCGGGGATGCGGCCCATTTCTTCACGGACCATGTCGCCCAGGGAACGACCGTTGCGGCGGGTGGACATGAACAGGACCATGAAGTCCTGCACCGCACCGGCCAGCACCACGCCGGCGATCAGCCACAACGTGCCGGGCAGATAGCCCATCTGCGCCGCCAGCACCGGGCCGACCAGAGGCCCCGCGCCGGCGATGGCCGCGAAGTGGTGACCGAAGAGGATGTGTTTGTTGGTAGGAACGTAGTCCAGACCGTCATTGTTGAGCACGGCGGGGGTGGCCCGTCGCGGGTCGAGTTGCATCACGTTGTTTGCGATGAACAGACTGTAGTAGCGATACGCAACCAGATAGATGGCCACGGCAGCGACCACAATCCACAAGGCGTTGATCGCCTCACCTCGGCGCAGTGCCACTACCCCAAGGGCGCAGGCTCCCAGGATTGCCAGCACCAGCCAGGGTAAGTGGCGTAGCGGGCTATTATTATTTTTCATTTTATTATTCCAGCCAGAGTGGACAGAAAGACAACCACTCCGAGTTTAGCTCTCCTGACGGCAAAGGCCATACCCCAACGTTGGTCTAGAGCCCTGCCCTGGCTGGCAGGTTCTAACAAGGCGGGTCTATAGTCAGCGAACATCTAGAGGATTGCGCCATGAGCGAGCACCCTGCCGATCGCCGCCGCTTCAAACGTATTGCGTTCGATGCCAGAACCGAGCTGAGCCAGGGGGAATTCGTCTGGCCGGTGAAACTGATCGATCTGTCACTCAAGGGATTGCTGATCCAGCGACCTGAACCGTGGCTGGGCGACCCGCAGCAGGATTTTTTCGTCGACATTCACCTGAGCGAAGACGTCGACATCGAAATGGACGTGCAATTGACCCACGAAGACCAGGATCAGCTGGGCTTTGTCTGCCACCACATCAGTCTGGAATCCATCGAACGTCTGCGGCGATTGATTGAGCTCAACCTGGGAGACCAGCAGGAGCTTGAGCGGGAGTTGGGCGCTCTGATCGAAATCTGACGGGCATACCTCTACCAATGTGGGAGCGAGCCTGCTCGCGAAGAGGGCATCACATTCAACATTGATGTTGTTTGTAACACCGACTTCGCGAGCAGGCTCGCTCCCACTGGGGCGGCCCCTAACCGTAATTTCACTCAAATAGTGCGTCGAGGGCCTGTTCAAGGCGTGTAACGGCAATGATCTGCAACCCCGGCGGCGCCTCTTTCGGTGCGTTGCCCTTGGGTACGATGGCACGCTTGAATCCGTGCTTGGCCGCCTCTTTCAGCCGCTCCTGACCACTTGGCACAGGGCGCACCTCGCCGGACAAACCGACTTCACCAAACACCAGCAGGTCATGGGGCAGCGGCCGGTTGCGCAGACTGGACATCACTGCCGCCATCAACGCCAGGTCGGAAGCCGTTTCCAACACTTTCACGCCACCCACCACGTTGAGAAACACATCCTGGTCATGGGTCGGAATTCCGCCATGACGGTGCAGCACCGCCAGCAACATCGCCAGGCGGTTCTGATCCAGGCCCAGCGTGACCCGACGCGGGTTGGCCAGGTGGCTGTCATCGACCAGTGCCTGGACTTCCACCAGCATCGGCCGCGTGCCCTCCCACGTTGCCATGACCACACTGCCCGGTACTTCTTCCTGGGCACGTGTCAGAAAAATCGCAGACGGATTTGAGACTTCCTTCAGGCCCTTGTCCGTCATGCCGAACACGCCCAGTTCGTTAACCGCACCGAAACGGTTTTTCACCGCCCGCAACAAGCGCAGGCGCCCATCCGACTCACCTTCGAAGTACAGCACCGTATCAACCATGTGCTCCAGCACACGGGGACCGGCCAGCGCGCCTTCCTTGGTTACGTGACCAACGAGGAAAATCGCCGTGCCGCTCTGCTTGGCATAGCGCACCAGCAACGCCGCGCTCTCGCGTACCTGGGATACACCGCCCGGCGCCGATTGCAATTGTTCGGTGAAAATCGTCTGGATCGAATCGATCACCATGACCTTGGGCTTTTCCTGGCGGGCCGTGGCGATGATGGACTCGATGCAGGTTTCAGTCATGACCCGCAATTGATCCTGCGGCAAGCCCAGCCGTCGTGCACGCATGGCCACTTGCTGCTGGGACTCTTCGCCGGTGACATACAGTGCCGGCATGCTTTTGGCCAGGTTGCACAAGGTCTGCAGCAGGATGGTCGATTTACCGATACCCGGGTCGCCGCCAATCAGCACGACCGAACCGTCGACCAGACCGCCTCCCAGCACCCGATCCAGTTCGCTGGATACGGTGGAGAAGCGCGGAATTTCTTCGACACTGACTTCGGCCAGAGTCTTGATCTGCGCCTGCTGGCCAGCCCAACCTGTGCGCCCGCTGGGCGCCGCAGCCCCACCGCTTTCCACCATGGTTTCGGTCAGCGTGTTCCAGGCGCCGCATTCGCTGCATTGGCCGGCCCACTTCGGGAAGGTTGAGCCGCACTCCGTGCAGCCGTACATACGTTTGGCCTTGGCCATCTGAACCCCCGGCAAAAACCGCGATGATAGCTCAGGCGAGCGAGATGAGCCCGCGCGGTTATCCGTCATCCTCATATAGACGGAAAATCATCTCGGAAACGAGCAAGGAGTGAAAACGAACAAGGCGCAGTTAAATAGAACGCTTCGCA
This genomic interval from Pseudomonas putida contains the following:
- a CDS encoding sensor domain-containing protein — encoded protein: MSIAPPPLTTRAPASANGSPLRGTLKSALATLVLLLLALMFWQLLDQLRETQKSQRQYTIDYTADLATQVSLNMALNARIALNLLPIVEQPQSLEEQQELLRKLQKSLPDLISLALLSPSGIILADSASNSEDADYLSELVRRSHAQPHYFSNAIDGSIVHLLLHQASGTTRGYWALRFKPTFFSSLTQLGDAENRPQWLVENRYNHQIISRDEALPQVNPGTLTQDDLSNSVLTVPLSSSDWQLRGLFDRQQVLEELLPAFIGKCLLGLAFSLLPFIVLLNMRRRQRQLHEGRRRYQEIFEGTGVALCVLDMSGLNTALNKARVQSSEQLREWLQEPEQRRQLLQALRVTEVNQVALQLLNVNSCEQAWDLLIDGSPLDGSAIGNQVLEATINQQPQLELEIKLQDANGRDQHLWLVLRLPQGPEEYKAVILSITDITSRKLTELSLQEREGFWSDVVRTVPDHLYVQDVISQRMIFSNHHLGQTLGYNRTELQQMGEYFWEILLHPDDADFYHRSRHHQRQDGYSQLMQCQLRFRHRNGEWRRFDIREQALARDKHNQVTRIIGVAKDVTEQIEASESLRDSEQRYRMLAESISDVIISTDNRLTLNYVSPSVQAVLGYDAEWIFQNGWNSTIANPQQLTGIYGLMERVSKALDQPEQLALLRSQVQTQLFLFDCLRADGRKIPIELRLVLVWDEHGAFEGVLGVGRDVSQQRRAEKDLRMAATVFEHSTSAILITDPAGYIVQANEAFSRVSGYAVEQVLDQLPNMLTVDEQQEAHLRYVLKQLNQNSTWEGEVWLKRRNGEHYPAWVGITAVLDDEGDLASYVCFFSDISERKASEQRIHRLAYYDALTHLPNRSLFQDRLHTALQAAERQKSWVVLMFLDLDRFKPINDSLGHAAGDRMLKEMATRLLECVDDDDTVARMGGDEFTLLLQPRANREIALNRAIHVAEQILAGLVKPFVLEGREFFVTASIGIALSPQDGNELSQLMKNADTAMYHAKERGKNNFQFYQTDMNASALERLELESDLRHALEQNEFTLFYQPQFSGDGKRLTGAEALLRWCHPRRGMVPPGDFIPVLEELGLVVDVGDWVISQACRQLKAWHQAKVPVPKVSVNISARQFSDGQLGTRIATILKDTGLPPACLELELTESILMREVSEAMQILDGLKNLGLSIAVDDFGTGYSSLNYLKQFPIDVLKIDRTFVDGLPSGEQDAQIARAIIAMAHSLNLAVIAEGVETQEQLDFLREHGCDEVQGYLFGRPMPADRFEVQFSNDALFVLD
- the glyA gene encoding serine hydroxymethyltransferase, translated to MFSRDLTIAKYDADLFAAMEQEAQRQEEHIELIASENYTSPAVMEAQGSVLTNKYAEGYPGKRYYGGCEYVDVVEQLAIDRAKELFGADYANVQPHAGSQANAAVYLALLSAGDTILGMSLAHGGHLTHGASVSSSGKLYNAIQYGIDANGLIDYDEVERLAVEHKPKMIVAGFSAYSQILDFPRFRAIADKVGAYLFVDMAHVAGLVAAGVYPNPVPFADVVTTTTHKTLRGPRGGLILARANAEIEKKLNSAVFPGAQGGPLEHVIAAKAICFKEALQPEFKAYQQQVVKNAQAMASVFIERGFDVVSGGTQNHLFLLSLIKQEISGKDADAALGKAFITVNKNSVPNDPRSPFVTSGLRFGTPAVTTRGFKEAECKELAGWICDILADLNNEAVIDAVREKVKAICKKLPVYGA
- the yjiA gene encoding GTPase; amino-acid sequence: MSSPIPVTILSGFLGAGKTTLLRHLLKAEHGLKIAVIENEFSDAGIDTELLGAEPVQVMTLSNGCVCCTIHTDLTKALYLLLERLDSGEIAFDRLVIECTGLADPAPVAQTFFIDEELRERYILDGIITLVDAAHAEQHLTQTIAQAQIGFADRLLVSKRDLVDESTFNALSERLTRINRRAPIRVVDHGRIDLAEMLDVRGFNLNADLGGGVSLRPVSTASSIDRISSLVLRTDKPLDIDRLSEFMNELLEDHGKQLLRYKGVLNILGEPRRMVFQGVLKLYGFDWDTEWADDEARESVIVFIADELPEEKIREGFAKVAAN
- a CDS encoding YbdD/YjiX family protein is translated as MFNDLSRLGKYLGQAARLMVGMPDYDNYVEHMQNKHPDKPVMSYEAFFRERQEARYGGKGGPKCC
- a CDS encoding carbon starvation CstA family protein, translated to MKNNNSPLRHLPWLVLAILGACALGVVALRRGEAINALWIVVAAVAIYLVAYRYYSLFIANNVMQLDPRRATPAVLNNDGLDYVPTNKHILFGHHFAAIAGAGPLVGPVLAAQMGYLPGTLWLIAGVVLAGAVQDFMVLFMSTRRNGRSLGDMVREEMGRIPGTIALFGCFLIMIIILAVLALIVVKALAESPWGIFTVMATIPIAMFMGIYMRYIRPGRIGEISVIGVLLLLGSIWLGGQIAADPVWAKAFTFTGVQITWMLIGYGFVAASLPVWLILAPRDYLSTFLKIGTIVGLAIGILITMPELKMPALTQFIDGTGPVWKGGLFPFLFITIACGAVSGFHALISSGTTPKLLDNEVNARYIGYGGMLMESLVAIMAMVAASVIEPGVYFAMNSPAAVVGGDVVAVATAVSNWGFAITPDALQAVAHDIGETTILARAGGAPTLAVGIAQILHSVLPGENTMAFWYHFAILFEALFILTAVDAGTRAGRFMLQDLLGSFVPALQRTESWTANLIATAGCVAMWGWLLYQGVIDPLGGINTLWPLFGISNQMLAGIALMLGTVVLIKMKRQRYIWVTLLPAVWLLICTTTAGFIKLFDPNPAIGFLSLAKKYSDALANGQILAPAKDITQMQHVIFNAYTNATLTALFLFVVFSILFYALKVGIASWGKKERTDKESPFQALPDA
- a CDS encoding PilZ domain-containing protein, with protein sequence MSEHPADRRRFKRIAFDARTELSQGEFVWPVKLIDLSLKGLLIQRPEPWLGDPQQDFFVDIHLSEDVDIEMDVQLTHEDQDQLGFVCHHISLESIERLRRLIELNLGDQQELERELGALIEI
- the radA gene encoding DNA repair protein RadA, giving the protein MAKAKRMYGCTECGSTFPKWAGQCSECGAWNTLTETMVESGGAAAPSGRTGWAGQQAQIKTLAEVSVEEIPRFSTVSSELDRVLGGGLVDGSVVLIGGDPGIGKSTILLQTLCNLAKSMPALYVTGEESQQQVAMRARRLGLPQDQLRVMTETCIESIIATARQEKPKVMVIDSIQTIFTEQLQSAPGGVSQVRESAALLVRYAKQSGTAIFLVGHVTKEGALAGPRVLEHMVDTVLYFEGESDGRLRLLRAVKNRFGAVNELGVFGMTDKGLKEVSNPSAIFLTRAQEEVPGSVVMATWEGTRPMLVEVQALVDDSHLANPRRVTLGLDQNRLAMLLAVLHRHGGIPTHDQDVFLNVVGGVKVLETASDLALMAAVMSSLRNRPLPHDLLVFGEVGLSGEVRPVPSGQERLKEAAKHGFKRAIVPKGNAPKEAPPGLQIIAVTRLEQALDALFE